A stretch of DNA from Pygocentrus nattereri isolate fPygNat1 chromosome 14, fPygNat1.pri, whole genome shotgun sequence:
GGGGGCTATAGAAGCAGAGACAGTGGCCTTTAGATGCCTTTGGTTGGCGCTGCGCTAGGTGAAAAACCACTGAACAGGAGCAGGATAAAAGCTACTTTTGAGTAAAATGTCTGCATGCAGATTTATTTGTCTCGGTTGGTTTCACGTCACTGGAAAAATATATGCATGCTGTGTAGCTATCACCATCTGTTCTGACCTTTAAAAATCAATTCAGTTGTAAAGTGCATTTTCCATTCACCATCTGAATTGTGTTTACCACATACCACCTTTGGCCAAATATATGATCAAAACCACCAAGACTACTGGAGTCATTTATGACTTGAGAGTAGAGTTTAAGTCTAAAGTTCCAGGaagtcagctagaggggtataaagccctgTAGCATCGAGCTGTGGGGCaactgtgttctctagagtgatggagctccatccaatacgtgtgggatgagctggagtgttaagtttgtgatccagaattcatcatccaatatcagtacctgacttcatcaatgctcttgtggctgactGCAATCAAATCCTTGCAGCGATGTTACAACATCTAGTGCAAAGCCTTCCTTGAACTAGTAAAAGCTGTTACTGCAAGGGGGTACAAAGTCCCTATTAATAAGAATGTAATATTGCTCTGTATATTTCTAatcctctttctgtctgtatcAGTGGCAGGCTGAGGCTCAGGAGTACTGTCCTAATGCTAAGCTGGTGCTGGTGGGCTGTAAGCTCGATATGAGGACGGACGTCAGCACCTTACGAGAACTGTCCAAACAGCGCCTCATACCCGTTACACACGAGCAGGTgagaacacacatgcacacacaatctCAAGAGGGAAATGAGAAGACAGCAGTACATGCTCAGAGAGGAGGGAGTGCAATAagcaagaaaaggaaagaaggacTGGTGCAGAAAGTCTCACCTGCAATATTACTGTTTACACAGCTACAGCCGAAGGGCTCACcagagagaacacacacacacacacacacacacacacacacacagtgtctgcTGAGTTGAATCGCAGTGTGAGAGGAGTCACAGTGTGTGAGGAGTTGACAGACTCTTCTGCAGTGTGAGAGTCTATTTGGAGGTTAAGAGTGTTTAATATTCATGCCTGGGATTTAGCAAAACCAAAGGAATAATAAAGCTACAGAAGACTTTGATGAACAAACGCAGCCTGATATCACAGGctttaggcttgtgtgtgtgtgtgcgcacgtgtgtgtgtgtgtgtgtgtgaaagagtggtgaaaaaaaaaaagactttaaagAGCCTGTATACTACATTTTTCGTGTAATCCAAGTTTTCACCTTAGGCCCAGGTCCACTTACAACATTACGTACCAAAATCAGTCAACATTTAagggtttcattccaaaacacCTTATAGACAACTTTatgctattttcttttttgtcataTATTTTCAGGTACATTCTGAAGTACACCtggtgtgtgttgggggtgtgAGTGTTGCTCTAATATGTTCTGAACTCAGTTCACCATTCTATACTTGCATGTATGATTTAGAATAAAAAAGGGGTATAGTTGTGTATTATCTAATTTTGCTCAAATTGTGTCATGTTAAAAGCACTACTAACAACTTCAGTGTGTCTAGGTGGACCTTCTGCTGGCAGAattggtggatatatgtaaatcagTTGAATCTTATGACATCACATTAATGCTGAATTCAAAACAGCTTCATTTTCATATATGGCCTTTATGGACTGGTATGatttgaaacattaaaaatgttgacAAACTATATcaaactcttttaaaaaaaaaaggaaaatgtgttttttctatgatatgggctctttaaagtgGAACAAACTTCAAGAAATCCACACACTTTAATCAGCTTTCTCAAAATCCCCGACATAAGaacagacactctctctctctctctctctctctctctctctctccctctctccctcacacacacacacacacacacacacagtgctggatttgttttcttgttcacTCAACCGAGTATATAAGTCATGACACCTCACATACTGCTTATGACAACTGCATTCAGATGCATGATCTggctctctcccctctcccttactctcactcacacatgaATTTTGAAAGAACAAAGATATGTATATAGAGCCCTGTGTAAGCTTCCTGCTACAAGGCTTATCAGcagccagagagagcgagagcgagagagagagcgagagatggaaAAAGTGCAGAGAAAGAATGTCAGTACAAGAGAGGGAGATGCTGTTTGGAGGACAGTGAACTGCTAAATGGAATGCATTACTTGTCCTTTTGCGGTCACCTAGtcaaagagggaaaaatagtCATTTCTATTTATATACGAAGAAATTTCAGCTCTAATGAAATactaagagaaaaagaaggataTGAAAAAAGGGGTAAGGAGAGGGGTTTGAAGTGTGTGATTATTATATATAGAGTTATAAATATTTCAAGTCAAACAGTACAAGGTCAAAAGCTAGATCAAGAAAACAGTAAACCTAGGGGCAATCCAAAAAACAGAGTCTGTAAACCAGAAATACAAACAATTCATAAAGGGCTGGGCTAAGGCAGggtcaaaaataaacaaaacaaagggcatacacagacagacaagttAACAGACTGGAAGGTTCGGTAATGCTCTGTGAGACAAAGACACTAATTCACAATGAACTGACAAACTGAGGGGGGTTAAATAGTGTGTTAAACAGGTGACCTGAATCAATAATCTGGTGGAGCGGACCGGTGAGGTGTCACGCGAGGGAGATCTCTGGTCATGTGATCTGGTGGGCCGTTCTGGGAAATGAAGTCCGGGGGCctacatatttatatacatttaaaaatataaacatttgatttacatattttaaactAACATTTTAGAAATACCAAGAAGTTATTCTTAAGCTCCTAAGCAAAATATCCTCACgtttgcatattttttttcctctggggTGTTTTTGCAAAGATAGTCTGTGGTTGGTCATTTGCATGTTCCTTTCCTGCCTATTCTTGTCCACCAGTGTGActattaaattataaataatattctGGAATCatctatacatttttttccaagatATCGGTCTTGAGATTTGGCCGTTACATTTGAAACATATACACGACAAATCCTTCATTAGGAGCACACATACACCTGCTCATTCATCTCATTGGCCAAACACATGACAGCAGTGCTGTGCATGAAATCAGGCAGAAAAGgaccagcagcttcaggtaaaGGTTACACCAATCATCTGAATACAGAAAAAATCTCAGTGATTTTGATTGTAGCATGATTGTTGATCCcaggcagactggtttgagtatttctataAGAGTCTCTATAAGAGTTTACAAagaatggtgcaataaagaaaaaacatcgtCAGCTTTAATTCTGTGAATAGAAACACCTTGTTGAGAGAGGTCAAAAAACGATGGCCAGGCTTGTTTGAGCTGATAGAAAGGCTACAATAACTCAGATAACCACTTTGTACAACTGTAGTGAGCAGCAAAGCACATCAGCATGCACAACATGTTGAatcttgaggtggatgggctacaacagcagaggaCTACATTGGGTTCCATTTGTCAGCCAACAGCCGAAAGCTGAGGCTGCTGTGGGCACAGGCTAACCAAAACTAGACTATTGAAGCCTAGAAAAATATAGCCTAGTGTGATGAATCTCAATATCTGCTAAAGCAaacagatggtagggtcagaatttgccACCAACAGCATTCATCCATAGACCCAACCAGCAAGCTGGTGGAGGTATTTGAGTATAATTGCTGACTATGTGCATCacttcatggccacaatttacccAACTTTTGATGACTACTTCCAGCATGAGAATGCactgtcacaaagcaaaagttcACAAACTGATTAATGACCATGACAATaagttcagtgttcttcagtggccttcccaGGTCCCAGATGAATCTTAATAGCACACCTTTGGGATGCGGTAGAACAAGAAAttcactaaaataaaataaaatcagaaatatCGGCAGGAATTGCATAATGCAATCATGTCCTTATGGACCTGAATATCCAAGGTATGTTTCCAgcatcttgtggaatccatgtCATAAAGAACTGAGGCTGTGTTGAGTGCAAAGGCAAGCCCCACCAGGTATTAGGCTAGTATAGTGTTCCTAGTAAAGAGCTCTGTGAGTGCAAGTATTGAGAATATTTTATTAAGAGCCCACACACAGCATCGCATTTTGAGTCTGAACCTGACCCAACTGAATGCAAATAAACCTGAACCACATCATCATGAGTCCAAAACTGACCTCAATATaacaaaacactgacaaaaattttgttaaaaaataacTTGAACTGGCCCATCAGCCAAAGTGCAGAATAACACCAACAGTGCTGATTAATGCAGTGTCAATAATAGATAATCATTAGAGCACAAAAATAAGATACAAACATTGTAAAACAGAAtgctataataaaataatcaccTATCCAAATTTTCCCCCCCAAATAATCCTTTTGAACAGCATCTCATACGGTCTTAGTCTGGATAAACCTTCTGAAATGCAATGTTTTCATGAAACAGCAAGATAGTTTAATACTAAAACTATTTCTGCAGATAAAGCAAGTTACAGAAttacaaacaaatcaaatgttcttttggctgCACTAAAAAGTACTTTCCTGAatcatttaccatttatttcctGCACCTTTGTGCTGAGTGGGTGACTTCAGCTTATACGgttaaaaacaatttaaatttGTGAAAGTagtcaataaaataaacagtaaaactaaACCAGAGGCAAATCTGATAAAAGTGGAAGGCGGACTGTGAAGCCCAACATTTTGAACTCAACCCAAGCCCGACACCGAGACCGAAAAAGACATGAGCAGTCAGGTCCCATTGAGTTTAGACAAATGTTTTGAGCTAGATACTATACATCTTACTCAGTTAATATAGCATCATCTGCAGTGCCATTTGTCAGTCTGACAACTTTAAAATTCccagttattatttttatacagcTTCCTAgtttatgaattatgaattatatGAAAACTGTGAATTGTAGTTCTACAAATTATATGAAAGCTGTGATATTGCAAGGGCCCTGCATATTAGAATTTTTCTTTTCCGCAtccaaattggttttatatcGTTGAAAAAAcgactttctctctttctctctcagggcAGTCTGCAGGCACGGGAGCTGGGTGCAGTAGCATATGTGGAGTGTTCATCACGCATGTGCGTGAACAGTGTGCGGGACGTCTTTCACATCACCACACTCGCCTCCGTCAGACGGCCTGCCCCTGGACTCAAACGCAGCTCCTCCCGCCGAGCCCTCAAACGCATATCCCACCAGCCCCTGCTGCCAATCAACTCTCGAGCCACGCCCCTTGAACCCTCTCCCACTCTCAGGAAAGACAGAGCCAAGAGCTGCATTGTCATGTAGAAAATAATccaacaaacacattcagctgTGTTCCGATCTGATCTGCGTAAAGTGGGTTTCTCACAGCTGCTGTGTATTTATGAGACTTTCACGGTCGTATATCATGTCAGATTACGGCCCATTAAAACTGTACAGATGCGTGAACATGTTCCACAGAGGACTATTTATTGACCcttacattgttgttgttgctgttagaATTTTGATGCCGCTAAGTAAACAAACAGAGAATGAACATGGAAAACAACATGCATGGGATTTTATCTGTGAGAGCAGATTATCTTGTAATTTTAATTGTTAGCACTTTACCGTAGGGCAGTGTTCATCAGGCTACATGACACCAGGCATAAAGTAAGTAACAGTAAGaaagtaatatttatttttattattaatttaaaacaCCTTACAGTGCACTGATGCTTTACAGAATTAAGATATTAAAATTTACACATGAAGAAGCAAACAAgtcaaaaagaaaagcaagattAAGACCAAAGAACATGTAAAAAAGAAcatcaagacaaaaaaaataccaaagaaaagaagaacaaaacaaaaacactaccCAACATTCACATTTAATACACTCAGCTACGTCAAAGGCCAAACAACATtcaatcatatgcaaaaatttgggtGCCGGGTCAAATACCATGCTTTGTtgatgttaacacatcctctatagtgAACAAACTTCAGCACATTTGGAGTTGGCCTATTAAGTGccttacataaacatttataaaggcttattcctaTTGGTGTTGTCTGTCACAAAGGCTGCTTCTGTCAACATTGATGTCAACATTTATGTCATGTAATTAATTTTCCAAAAAATTGGCCCGTCATGCCAATTTTTTGGGGGAAATGTCGTAGCTTTTGGTTATGCTgggttagctttagctcacTAAATCTCTGACTCTGAAACTGTTTTGTGTGGGCGGGGCAAGAGATGACAACCTTCTGATTGGTAAGGGGAAAGCTTATGGAAGCATTACCCAAGATTAGGACTGTCCAGTTTACATTGCGAGGGAAGAAGTATGTTAATTTATTGGTCACTGGAACATTATTCAAATGATattagtacatttttatttgtctgcAAGAACAAGATTAAACTAATTACAAAGAATATACAGATCTACACAGATCTTTAAACCttataaatggtaaaatgaaAATTACCTAACGGCCAAAGATATGCTTAATTTTGTTCAACCAGCCTGATTTGGCAAGCTGTGTCATAGTATCAGCAATAAGTCACTGTGACACTGAAGTACAAAGTCTATGCCATTTCAACCCAGAACATGTCAAGACACGATCTAGTGCCAGAGAAAAATCAATGTCAACTTGCCATCAAGGGTGGCAGATGTGAGCTTTATGACAAATGATGCCTAGTGGAatacatgtttataaatgttcatgtaggtttatgtcatgAAGGGTTTATGTGAGcatagccttatgaacactgccctacagtaaagtgttaccttttAATTCATATTTCTTTGTACTTTGCAGACTCTTCTGCTAGAGTGTCCACCTCAGATGTTCCACTGCCACCGCAGAGAGTTAAATTCAGATAGGCTTGCGTCTCCAGAGCCCTCAGTAACTTTTTTATTCACTTCAGTGactctaatgggaattggcagTCATGGGTGATAGTGCTCCACTTACATGGAATTATGCACTCTGGAAACGACACTGGGTCGGAATGCCAAAAAGGTCATATTTTTTCACTGCTTCACATCATATCGCATAGGAACCAGTGTAGAACTGGCTGACACAGTCAGATAGAGGCAGAATCACATGTCTGTACTGATAACAGCTGATGCCTGGAGAAGCGCATAAGCCTAAACATGGTGTGAGTTGGGATTTAGTAAGGTATTGACTCGTTTCACACTCTAGGCAGGTGAAAAAAGCACATCAAGCTATACAGTTGGCTGTTATTATTCAGCATTCACACTGTTCAGCAATCTCTCCTGGAGGAAAAGAGGGATCACATCAGGGTTGGCATTATCCATGTATTcctgttcaaaataaaatttcaaTCAAGAGAATCTCAGCACTGTAGATTTTACTGTAGCAGTGATATTTTCTCTTCATGCATGTGTGatatttgtgtatgtaaatTCTGTGAGAGGCAATCAGAGGCATGGAAACTACTGAGCCTATGTTTATCAGGAACGGGCAGCTGTTTCCCTGGCAACCTCCTCCCgcctttgtgatgtcacaacggAACTGAGAAAAGAATACTGTTGCCTTGGTTTCCGGCTCTTCCGCGGGATGTCTTGTCTTATCTAATGAACACCAGTAAATTAATACgtgcacacacatgctcacacacacacacacacacacgtggcaTGGGGTTGGGTGAAGGCAGGAGGTAGATGAGGTTGGCAAGAGCAGTCGTGAGCCAACAGAGCACCACGGCTCAGACTGAGAGTAAGAGGATTAgtatgtgtgtgcgagagagagtactccatcattctctctctctctctctctctctctctccttacatCCCCCACCCCTCCAGTGTTCTTGGCTGAGGGTGTGGAGTGCAGCTCAAGGAGCCCTTgaaccacacatacacaatctCTACCAACTTACACACTGTTTAAATTCCAATAACTCTTCAACTTTTAACATTTCTGGATAAGTAATTGGTTAAGATGTTTAAAAAGTCATtccgtgtggtttgatgtgaaatgcaccattctacAGAAAAacttagaattgttcacagcagtggtgattgAAACGAGACTACATATTACATAAACTTCCTATATTTTGTCTCAAGTTAAGATCTGACCAGGTCAAATTAAGATTTCTCACATTTCATAGAAGCAAATCTTAATTTAGGGATTATGTCTTATAGCATCATATCACCAGAAATCCTAAACTTCTCAATATCAATAATCAATTATGTCTGACTCAACTGatgatacacacacaaacattaacGTAAAGAAAAGTAACATTCAAAACATAACATTCAAAAGACAGcataactaaaactaaactaaactaaaatgcgatgaactacaaccccaattccaatgaagttgggacgttgtgtaatacgatgatttgcaaatcattttcaatctatattcaatttaatacactacaaagtcaagatatttaatgttcaaatggataaactttgttttttgcaaatattcactcattttgaatttgatgcctgcgacacgctccaaagaagttgggacaggggcatgtttaccactgtgttacatcacctttccttttaacaacactcaataagcgtttgggaactgaggacactaattgttgaagctttgtaggtggaattctttcccattgttgcttgatgtacaacttcagttgctcaacagtccggggtctccgttgtcttattttgcgcttcataatgtgccacacattttcaatgggagacaggtctggactgcaggcaggccagtttagtacctgcactcttttactacaaagccatgctgttgtaacacgtgcagaatgtggcttggcactgtcttgctgaaataagcaggacgtccctgaaaaagacgttgcttggatggcagcagatgttgctcctaAACCTGTacgtacctttcagcattaatggtgccttcacagatgtgcaggttacccatgccatgggcactaacacacccccacaccatcagagatgctggcttttgaactttgcgctgataacaatccggacagtccttttcctctttggcccggaggacacgacgtccatgatttccaaaaacaatttgaaatgtggactcgtcagaccacaggacacttttccactttgcgtcagtccatctcagatgagctcgggcccaaagaagctggcggcgtttctgggtgttgttgatatgtggcttcactttgcatggcagagttttaacttgcacttgtagatggagcgacaaactgtgttcactgacagtggttttctgaagtgctcctgagcccatgtggtaatatccgtcaCAGAAtgatggtttttaatgcagtgccacctgagggatcgaaggtcacgggcattcaatgttggttttctgtcttgccgcttacttgcagagatttctccagaatctctgaatcttttgatgatattatggactgtagatgatgaaatccctaaattccttgcaattgcacgttgagaaactttgttcttaaacggttggactatttgctcatgcagttgttcacatagtggtgaacctcgccccatccttgcttgtgaatgactgagcctttcagggatgctcgctttatacccaatcatgacactcacctgtttccaattaacctgctcacctgtggaatgttccaaacaggtgttttttgagcattcctcaactttcccagtcttttgttgcccctgtcccaacttctctagaatgtgttacaggcatcaaattcaa
This window harbors:
- the rnd2 gene encoding rho-related GTP-binding protein RhoN isoform X3 produces the protein MEGQGSRCKIVVVGDTQCGKTALLHVFAKDSYPESYVPTVFENYTASFEIDKHRIELNMWDTSGSSYYDNVRPLAYPDSDAVLICFDISRPETLDSVPKKWQAEAQEYCPNAKLVLVGCKLDMRTDVSTLRELSKQRLIPVTHEQGSLQARELGAVAYVECSSRMCVNSVRDVFHITTLASVRRPAPGLKRSSSRRALKRISHQPLLPINSRATPLEPSPTLRLFC
- the rnd2 gene encoding rho-related GTP-binding protein RhoN isoform X1, which produces MEGQGSRCKIVVVGDTQCGKTALLHVFAKDSYPESYVPTVFENYTASFEIDKHRIELNMWDTSGSSYYDNVRPLAYPDSDAVLICFDISRPETLDSVPKKWQAEAQEYCPNAKLVLVGCKLDMRTDVSTLRELSKQRLIPVTHEQGSLQARELGAVAYVECSSRMCVNSVRDVFHITTLASVRRPAPGLKRSSSRRALKRISHQPLLPINSRATPLEPSPTLRKDRAKSCIVM
- the rnd2 gene encoding rho-related GTP-binding protein RhoN isoform X2, producing the protein MEGQGSRCKIVVVGDTQCGKTALLHVFAKDSYPESYVPTVFENYTASFEIDKHRIELNMWDTSGSSYYDNVRPLAYPDSDAVLICFDISRPETLDSVPKKAEAQEYCPNAKLVLVGCKLDMRTDVSTLRELSKQRLIPVTHEQGSLQARELGAVAYVECSSRMCVNSVRDVFHITTLASVRRPAPGLKRSSSRRALKRISHQPLLPINSRATPLEPSPTLRKDRAKSCIVM